A part of Kryptolebias marmoratus isolate JLee-2015 linkage group LG8, ASM164957v2, whole genome shotgun sequence genomic DNA contains:
- the ccn5 gene encoding WNT1-inducible-signaling pathway protein 2, which yields MDRVCDCVIASAVLLFVATQVLCQLCDRPCLCSGPAPQCLAGVPLVLDGCRCCQVCARQRGEPCTEVLPCDTHKGLQCDYSASFPGDPGECVSQEDLGCEVNGITYSEGQSFQPSCDSYCHCRGGGVSCVPACPLNVQLPSPDCPNPQHIRLPRKCCREWVCENLDNTVIQDAITAMRRNRLRPTLPRNHLLNKVALPASTCVEQSTKWSACSQSCGAGVSTRVSNQNPTCKLQMETRLCKVRPCHAAQSALRKPMRGQQGQCTASYTSPGPIRLVHQGCYSVRAYKLLYCGQCTDSRCCMPHHTSTAQVTFRCPTGRLLQRAAMMIHSCVCHNNCPYAPYTNPALWGLRP from the exons ATGGACCGAGTGTGTGACTGCGTGATCGCATCGGCTGTACTGCTGTTTGTGGCTACCCAG GTCCTGTGCCAGCTGTGCGACAGACCCTGCCTTTGTTCTGGTCCTGCCCCTCAGTGCCTCGCAGGAGTCCCGCTCGTGCTGGATGGCTGCCGGTGCTGCCAGGTGTGTGCCCGACAGCGAGGAGAGCCCTGTACTGAGGTGTTGCCCTGCGACACTCACAAAGGACTGCAGTGTGATTACAGCGCCAGCTTCCCTGGGGACCCTGGGGAATGTGTCA GTCAGGAGGATCTGGGCTGTGAGGTCAATGGCATTACCTACAGTGAGGGCCAGTCCTTCCAGCCCTCCTGTGACTCTTATTGCCACTGCAGAGGTGGAGGAGTGAGCTGCGTGCCAGCTTGTCCTCTAAATGTTCAGCTTCCCAGTCCAGACTGTCCCAACCCACAACACATCCGGCTGCCAAGGAAATGCTGCAGGGAGTGGGTGTGTGAAAACCTTGACAACACAGTCATTCAGGATGCCATAACAG CCATGAGACGAAACAGACTGAGGCCAACTCTGCCAAGAAATcaccttttaaataaagtggCTTTACCTGCATCCACCTGTGTAGAGCAGAGCACCAAGTGGAGCGCCTGCTCCCAGAGCTGTGGAGCTGGGGTCTCCACACGGGTTTCAAACCAAAATCCCACCTGTAAGCTGCAAATGGAAACTCGACTTTGTAAAGTGCGTCCGTGCCACGCTGCCCAGTCTGCCCTCCGGAAACCAATG AGGGGACAGCAGGGGCAATGCACGGCCAGCTACACATCACCAGGCCCCATCAGGCTTGTACACCAGGGCTGCTACAGCGTTCGTGCTTACAAGCTCCTGTACTGCGGACAGTGCACTGACTCCCGATGCTGCATGCCACATCACACCTCCACTGCTCAGGTGACCTTCCGTTGTCCCACGGGAAGACTTCTACAGCGAGCTGCGATGATGATCCACTCGTGTGTGTGCCATAACAACTGCCCTTATGCACCGTATACTAATCCTGCTCTCTGGGGACTAAGACCCTGA
- the si:dkey-78k11.9 gene encoding P2Y purinoceptor 1 — protein MNTTSCEEISFDFPKKFLPPVYILVFIVGLAANGWGLKSLWHNWKKLGDVNVFVLNLGLADILYLLTLPFLMVYYFNGRKWIFGDVFCKVTRFCFNLNLYCSIGFLTCISVYRYLAIVHPMRAMGRLTVSRSVIISVMVWILVSIQSLPDTFFPKTPSNMTEKCFDTTSDEYVEDYLKYSFSWTLIGFGIPSLITLGCYGHVIAFLCCKDNTDELLKQRSLKLLIILILLFSICYIPYHVFKNLNLWSRVLFKQRICQKWTNGIYIAHRISRGLVSLNSALNPLVYLHVNEDISARLRQLLQRFRQAAIQLSINTQTLVTLIQNV, from the coding sequence ATGAATACCACATCTTGTGAAGAAATCAGCTTTGACTTTCCAAAGAAATTCCTGCCTCCTGTCTACATCTTAGTGTTCATCGTTGGGCTGGCAGCTAATGGATGGGGACTAAAGTCTTTGTGGCACAACTGGAAGAAACTGGGGGAtgtcaatgtttttgttcttaaccTTGGACTTGCAGACATTTTGTATCTTCTGACACTTCCCTTTCTGATGGTGTACTACTTCAATGGACGTAAATGGATCTTCGGAGATGTTTTCTGCAAGGTAACAAGATTCTGCTTCAACCTGAATCTGTATTGCAGCATTGGCTTTCTCACCTGTATTAGTGTGTACAGATACCTGGCCATTGTCCATCCAATGAGAGCGATGGGAAGATTAACTGTGTCTCGCTCTGTGATCATCTCAGTTATGGTTTGGATCCTGGTGAGCATTCAAAGTCTTCCAGACACGTTTTTTCCCAAAACACCAAGCAACATGACTGAGAAATGTTTTGATACCACCTCTGATGAATATGTTGAGGATTACCTGAAGTACAGCTTCAGCTGGACACTTATTGGATTTGGTATCCCCTCTCTCATCACACTTGGATGTTATGGACATGTGATTGCTTTTCTCTGCTGCAAAGACAACACTGATGAGTTACTGAAACAAAGAAGCTTGAAGTTGCTCATCATTTTAATTCTTCTCTTCTCGATTTGTTATATCCCATATCATGTATTCAAGAACCTCAACCTCTGGTCAAGAGTTCTGTTTAAACAGAGAATATGCCAAAAATGGACCAATGGAATCTACATCGCTCATCGGATCAGTCGTGGTCTTGTGAGTCTGAACAGCGCTCTCAACCCTCTAGTTTACCTCCATGTAAATGAGGATATTTCTGCTCGGCTTAGACAGCTGCTCCAGAGGTTCCGCCAAGCTGCCATTCAGTTGTCCATCAACACCCAAACCCTTGTTACATTGATTCAAAATGTGTGA
- the LOC108247623 gene encoding P2Y purinoceptor 1-like, whose translation MNKTNCNYLNKRVFEHSVLPTLYILVFIIGLAANGWGLKSLRHNWKQLGDVNVFVLNLGLADILYLLTLPFLMVYYFKGNKWIFGDVFCKVTRFCFNLNLYCSIGFLTCISVYRYLAIVHPMRAMGRLTVSRSVIISVMVWILVSIQSLPDMFFPKTFGQKAKCFDSTLNDYIEDYLKYNLGRTLTGFCIPFLIILGCYGHVTFVLCRTDTIDKTLKQRSLRLLFILILLFSVCYAPCHVFKNLSLY comes from the coding sequence atgaataaaaccaaCTGTAATTATCTCAACAAGAGAGTATTTGAACACAGCGTACTGCCTACTCTTTACATCTTAGTGTTCATCATCGGGCTTGCAGCTAATGGATGGGGACTGAAGTCTTTGCGACACAACTGGAAGCAACTGGGGGAtgtcaatgtttttgttcttaaccTTGGACTTGCAGACATTTTGTATCTGCTGACACTTCCCTTTCTGATGGTGTACTACTTCAAAGGAAATAAATGGATCTTTGGAGATGTTTTCTGCAAGGTAACAAGATTCTGCTTCAACCTGAATCTGTATTGCAGCATTGGCTTTCTCACCTGTATTAGTGTGTACAGATACCTGGCCATTGTCCATCCAATGAGAGCGATGGGAAGATTAACTGTGTCTCGCTCCGTGATCATCTCAGTTATGGTTTGGATCCTGGTGAGCATTCAAAGTCTTCCAGACATGTTCTTCCCCAAAACATTCGGACAAAAGGCTAAATGTTTTGACAGCACTCTTAATGACTACATTGAGGATTACCTGAAGTACAATCTTGGACGGACTCTCACTGGATTTTGTATCCCATTCCTCATCATACTGGGCTGCTATGGACACGTGACTTTTGTTCTATGTCGCACAGATACAATTGACAAGACCCTAAAACAAAGAAGCTTGAGgttgttgttcattttgattCTTCTCTTCTCAGTTTGTTATGCACCCTGCCATGTGTTCAAGAACCTCAGCCTCTATTGA
- the LOC108229009 gene encoding UDP-glucuronosyltransferase 2B31-like, whose product MNSHPALPFLLLFSASLLYSGNGGKVLIFPVDGSHWINMKILLEALHSQGHQITLLRSSTSWYVSEFSPYYTSITISTNQLQHFESQAAMTSLLKQSMKIRRNQGSLWTFFEFYRNGADFFREGHKNMAKLIVSILENKTLLSQLNETGYDLFLTDPTFPGGVMVAHYLKLPLVFNVRWILSGEAHFAIAPSPLSYIPVMLSRFTDKMNYFQRTKNLIYYVMLVYMSHYVCNPPYQAVCDQYFGKNVSILSLIQAADLWLMRVDFTFELPRPTMPNVIYIGGFQGKPSKPLPSYLEEFVQNSGEHGVIVMTLGTLLSNLGSEVSEIIASAFAKLPQKVVWRHIGKRPDTLGNNTMLVEWLPQNDLIGHPKTKVFVTHGGTNGIYEAIYHAVPVLGIPLIFDQYDNMVRLKARGVAEIVEVATMNVESLTSALKNMLDPEKPYKQNMIKLSQLHHDKPIKPIDNAVFWMEYVMRHKGAAHLRTESYKLPWYAYYCLDVIAFIVAVTLLIVALISVSCRCYINYLLKWKKFKFE is encoded by the coding sequence ATGAATTCACATCCAGCTTTGCCATtccttctgctgttttcagcaTCCTTGCTGTACAGTGGCAACGGTGGGAAAGTGCTGATCTTCCCAGTAGATGGGAGTCACTGGATTAACATGAAAATCCTTCTGGAGGCACTGCATTCTCAGGGCCATCAAATTACATTGCTTCGTTCCTCTACCAGTTGGTATGTTTCTGAATTTTCGCCCTATTACACCTCCATCACAATCTCCACGAATCAGCTTCAACACTTCGAGAGCCAAGCTGCTATGACCTCTCTTTTGAAGCAATCTATGAAGATTCGTCGCAATCAAGGCTCACTATGGAcattttttgagttttacagaaatggCGCTGACTTTTTCAGAGAAGGTCATAAGAATATGGCAAAGCTAATCGTCAGTATCCTTGAAAATAAGACACTACTTAGTCAGCTGAATGAAACAGGATATGATCTTTTTCTAACAGACCCTACTTTTCCAGGAGGGGTGATGGTGGCACATTATCTTAAGCTTCCTTTGGTTTTCAATGTTCGCTGGATTTTAAGTGGAGAAGCACATTTTGCTATTGCTCCTTCTCCATTGTCCTACATCCCTGTTATGCTGTCCCGTTTCACTGACAAAATGAACTATTTTCAAAGAaccaaaaatttaatttattatgtcATGTTGGTCTACATGTCTCATTATGTCTGTAATCCCCCATACCAAGCTGTGTGTGATCAATATTTTGGAAAGAATGTAAGCATACTGTCTCTAATACAAGCAGCTGATCTCTGGTTAATGCGGGTTGATTTTACCTTTGAGCTCCCTCGTCCCACCATGCCTAATGTTATCTACATTGGGGGTTTCCAGGGTAAACCTTCCAAGCCTCTGCCATCATATTTAGAAGAATTTGTGCAGAACTCTGGTGAACATGGTGTTATTGTCATGACTTTGGGTACCCTTCTGAGCAACCTTGGCTCTGAAGTATCAGAAATCATTGCCTCTGCATTTGCAAAGCTCCCTCAGAAGGTTGTATGGAGACATATTGGGAAAAGACCAGACACTCTGGGGAACAACACCATGCTGGTTGAATGGCTACCTCAAAATGATCTCATTGGCCACCCTAAAACCAAAGTCTTTGTCACACATGGAGGCACCAACGGAATCTATGAGGCCATCTACCATGCTGTGCCAGTTCTGGGTATTCCACTCATCTTTGACCAGTATGACAACATGGTCCGTCTAAAGGCCCGAGGTGTTGCTGAGATAGTTGAAGTGGCAACAATGAATGTTGAATCTCTGACAAGTGCTCTAAAGAATATGTTGGACCCAGAGAAGCCCTACAAGCAGAATATGATCAAATTGTCACAGCTTCATCATGACAAACCTATAAAACCCATAGATAATGCTGTATTCTGGATGGAGTACGTCATGAGGCACAAGGGTGCAGCACACCTGCGCACTGAGTCTTATAAGCTGCCATGGTATGCCTACTATTGTCTAGATGTGATTGCATTTATTGTAGCAGTTACTTTGCTTATCGTTGCATTGATCTCTGTTTCCTGTAGATGCTACATTAATTATTTGCTAAAATGGAAGAAGTTCAAGTTTGAATAG